From the Streptococcus sp. 29887 genome, one window contains:
- the recX gene encoding recombination regulator RecX — translation MRITKIEKKKRLYLLEVEGQENTYITEDTIVRFMLSKDKDITEEEFQAIRDFAQFSYGKNLALYFISFKQRTKKEVLEYLQKYEIAGATALKIVTNLEEDRWIDDKAYVETYIRQNGLNGDKGPAMLRQKLMAKGISKSLIDGGLAEVDFSDLAERVAEKLCRKYQAKLPLRALQDKLVQGLMSKGFSYELAKQSLAQLDLTSDEENEAELIAKELDKQYRKYSRKYEGYELKQRLTQALARKGFDFDTIKTALREYL, via the coding sequence ATGAGAATTACAAAAATCGAAAAGAAAAAACGGCTCTATCTCTTAGAAGTTGAAGGACAGGAAAACACCTATATTACAGAAGATACCATTGTTCGCTTCATGCTCAGTAAGGACAAGGACATCACAGAAGAGGAATTTCAAGCCATTCGGGATTTTGCCCAATTTTCCTATGGAAAAAATTTAGCCCTGTATTTCATTTCCTTCAAGCAGAGAACTAAAAAAGAAGTATTGGAATATCTGCAAAAATATGAGATTGCAGGAGCCACTGCTCTAAAAATTGTTACTAATTTGGAAGAAGATAGGTGGATTGACGATAAAGCCTATGTAGAAACCTATATCCGTCAGAATGGCTTGAACGGTGACAAGGGACCAGCTATGCTTCGTCAAAAGTTAATGGCCAAGGGAATTTCAAAATCCTTGATTGATGGAGGCTTGGCAGAGGTTGATTTTTCAGATCTGGCTGAAAGGGTTGCAGAAAAATTATGTCGAAAATACCAAGCTAAATTGCCTCTTCGAGCCTTACAGGATAAGTTGGTTCAGGGCTTGATGTCCAAGGGATTTTCCTATGAGCTTGCCAAACAAAGCCTTGCTCAATTAGACTTGACATCTGATGAAGAAAATGAAGCAGAGTTGATTGCCAAGGAGTTGGATAAGCAGTATCGGAAATACAGTCGAAAATATGAGGGATATGAGCTGAAACAACGTTTGACACAGGCTTTGGCCCGCAAAGGATTTGATTTCGATACTATAAAAACAGCCCTTCGTGAATATCTGTGA
- a CDS encoding ComF family protein, producing the protein MSNCLLCDQTMKTRQTFSELIFFGKSQSGVCNDCMATFEEIAEQHCSHCAKSGEEETCKDCRYWLSQGKSVSHTAIFQYNEAMADYFSRYKFQGDYILRKIFAEQVQKALEPYSDYTIVPIPLSQERLEERGFNQVTGILDAARVPYKELLGKRASQKQSSKSREERLGTEQTFYLVDEKSLPEKILLVDDIYTTGATIQLATRLFMKTSQKEIKTFSLAR; encoded by the coding sequence ATGTCTAACTGCTTACTCTGTGATCAAACCATGAAAACCAGACAAACCTTTTCTGAGCTTATTTTCTTTGGTAAGTCCCAGTCAGGAGTTTGTAATGACTGTATGGCTACTTTTGAAGAAATAGCAGAGCAACACTGTTCGCATTGTGCTAAAAGTGGAGAAGAAGAGACCTGCAAAGACTGTCGTTACTGGTTAAGCCAAGGGAAATCAGTGTCTCACACAGCTATTTTTCAGTACAATGAAGCCATGGCAGATTACTTTAGTCGCTACAAATTTCAAGGCGATTACATCCTCAGGAAAATCTTTGCAGAACAAGTCCAAAAAGCTCTAGAACCTTATTCCGACTATACAATCGTTCCCATTCCGCTCAGTCAAGAACGACTAGAAGAACGGGGATTTAATCAAGTGACAGGAATATTGGATGCGGCTAGGGTCCCCTATAAAGAATTGTTAGGCAAACGAGCTAGCCAAAAGCAATCCTCAAAAAGTCGAGAAGAGAGGCTAGGAACAGAACAAACATTTTATCTGGTGGATGAAAAAAGTCTCCCAGAAAAAATTTTATTAGTTGACGATATTTACACAACAGGGGCTACAATCCAGCTTGCTACAAGGCTTTTCATGAAAACAAGTCAGAAAGAAATCAAAACATTTTCACTCGCACGATAA
- a CDS encoding PTS system mannose/fructose/N-acetylgalactosamine-transporter subunit IIB, with amino-acid sequence MAIIATRIDGRLIHGQVANLWTTKLNISRIMVIDDAVAQNDIEKQGLKLACPPGVKLSILPIEKAANNIKEGKYDAQRLLIVARRPENFLRLVEYGVELAELNVGNMSQSPETRSVTRSINVVDKDIADFDALVAKGVKLIAQMVPGDTPKDFMPLLDKVR; translated from the coding sequence ATGGCAATTATTGCTACACGTATTGATGGTCGTTTGATCCACGGTCAGGTTGCTAACCTTTGGACGACTAAATTAAATATTAGTCGGATCATGGTTATCGATGATGCGGTTGCTCAAAACGACATTGAGAAACAAGGTTTGAAATTAGCCTGCCCACCGGGGGTAAAATTATCTATTTTGCCAATCGAAAAAGCAGCTAATAACATCAAGGAAGGCAAATATGATGCGCAACGTTTGTTGATTGTTGCCCGTCGTCCTGAAAACTTCCTCCGCTTGGTTGAATATGGTGTAGAACTTGCTGAATTGAACGTCGGCAATATGTCACAATCACCAGAAACTCGCTCTGTTACTCGCTCTATTAACGTTGTAGACAAGGACATTGCGGACTTTGATGCCTTGGTTGCTAAGGGAGTGAAATTGATCGCTCAAATGGTACCAGGCGACACGCCAAAAGACTTTATGCCACTCTTGGATAAGGTCAGATAA
- a CDS encoding DUF960 domain-containing protein: MAFDQTNGRYASFGVVTSLPGEVIDSFWYFIDNYLKGVIPLKSVLRFSIKNRKGKVTLVFSQEGYKNAIALDLNSRFDPFYPSTILVMDKQGKETITLPDEVTLL; encoded by the coding sequence ATGGCTTTTGATCAAACAAATGGACGGTACGCAAGTTTTGGTGTTGTCACCTCATTGCCAGGAGAGGTCATTGACAGTTTTTGGTATTTTATTGATAACTACTTAAAGGGAGTCATTCCCTTAAAAAGTGTCTTGCGTTTTTCCATCAAAAATAGGAAGGGGAAGGTGACACTTGTTTTTTCTCAAGAGGGCTATAAAAATGCCATTGCTTTAGATTTGAACAGTCGCTTTGATCCTTTTTATCCGTCAACGATTTTGGTGATGGATAAGCAGGGCAAGGAAACCATTACCCTACCAGATGAAGTGACCCTCTTATAG
- a CDS encoding DUF402 domain-containing protein has translation MKLPKEGDFITIQSYKHDGEIHRTWRDTMVLKTTENAVIGVNNHTLVTENDGRRWVTREPAIVYFHKKYWFNIIAMIRENGVSYYCNLASPYVLDNEALKYIDYDLDVKVFADGEKRLLDVDEYERHRKAMKYSSDIDFILKENVKILVDWINNQRGPFSPAYVNIWYKRYLELRSR, from the coding sequence GTGAAATTACCAAAGGAAGGCGACTTTATTACTATTCAAAGTTATAAACATGACGGTGAAATTCATCGCACTTGGCGTGACACCATGGTATTAAAAACAACGGAAAATGCTGTTATTGGGGTCAATAACCACACCTTAGTGACTGAAAATGATGGCAGACGTTGGGTAACGAGAGAACCAGCAATCGTTTATTTTCATAAAAAATACTGGTTCAATATCATTGCAATGATCCGTGAAAACGGTGTTTCCTACTATTGTAACCTTGCTAGTCCTTATGTTCTAGACAACGAAGCCCTCAAGTACATCGACTACGACCTAGATGTCAAGGTCTTTGCTGATGGTGAGAAAAGGCTCTTGGATGTGGACGAATACGAGCGTCACCGCAAGGCTATGAAGTATTCTAGTGATATTGATTTTATTTTGAAGGAAAATGTCAAGATTCTGGTGGACTGGATCAACAATCAACGTGGTCCCTTCTCTCCAGCCTATGTTAATATCTGGTACAAACGCTATTTAGAACTGCGAAGTAGATAA
- a CDS encoding DEAD/DEAH box helicase: protein MKELENYYGRLFTKYQLTPAEREKAEKLSSVTDKHACFRCGTAFEEENKLPNDAYYCRACLLLGRVRSDEELYHFPQEEFPVNRCLKWKGTLTDWQQMISDGLVENVGKRQATLVHAVTGAGKTEMIYHTVASVIDKGGAVCLASPRIDVCIELYKRLQDDFSVPISLLHGESEPYFRTPLVVATTHQLLKFYQAFDLVLIDEVDAFPYADNPMLYRAADNAVKEDGVQVFLTATSTDELDRKVKTGKLKRLSLPRRFHGNPLVVPQKVWFSKFDANLKKQKLAPKLTRAIQEQRKTGHPLLIFVPEISKGQDFAKIMEKTFPEETVGFVSSQTENRLDIVEGFRNQKITILISTTILERGVTFPKVDVIVVQANHYLYTSSSLVQIAGRVGRSIDRPTGLLQFFHEGSTRSIEKAIAEIKQMNKEAGYV, encoded by the coding sequence ATGAAAGAATTAGAAAATTATTATGGAAGACTATTTACCAAATACCAATTGACCCCAGCAGAGCGAGAAAAAGCAGAGAAGCTATCCAGTGTCACCGACAAGCATGCCTGCTTTCGCTGTGGTACAGCTTTTGAAGAAGAAAATAAATTGCCAAATGATGCCTACTACTGTCGAGCCTGTTTGCTTCTAGGCAGAGTACGGTCAGATGAAGAACTCTATCATTTTCCACAGGAAGAATTTCCTGTAAATAGGTGTTTGAAATGGAAGGGGACATTAACAGATTGGCAGCAAATGATTTCAGATGGATTGGTTGAGAATGTAGGAAAAAGACAGGCTACACTGGTTCATGCTGTAACAGGAGCAGGAAAAACGGAAATGATTTATCATACAGTTGCATCCGTGATTGATAAAGGAGGGGCAGTCTGTCTAGCTAGTCCTCGAATAGACGTCTGCATAGAACTCTATAAGCGCCTTCAAGATGACTTCTCAGTACCGATTAGTTTGCTACATGGAGAGTCAGAACCCTATTTCCGAACGCCGCTTGTTGTAGCGACCACCCATCAGTTACTAAAATTTTACCAGGCCTTTGATTTGGTTTTGATTGACGAAGTCGACGCCTTTCCCTATGCTGACAACCCCATGCTCTACCGTGCTGCTGATAACGCGGTTAAGGAAGACGGTGTCCAAGTATTTTTGACGGCAACGTCAACAGATGAACTGGACAGAAAAGTCAAAACAGGCAAATTAAAACGGCTCAGCCTCCCCAGACGATTTCACGGCAATCCACTGGTTGTTCCGCAAAAGGTTTGGTTTTCCAAATTTGATGCCAATCTAAAAAAACAGAAATTAGCCCCCAAACTTACTCGAGCCATTCAAGAACAAAGAAAAACAGGTCACCCCTTGCTCATATTTGTGCCAGAAATTTCCAAAGGTCAAGATTTTGCTAAGATAATGGAAAAAACATTTCCAGAAGAAACTGTTGGCTTTGTATCCAGTCAAACTGAAAATCGACTTGATATAGTAGAAGGCTTTCGCAATCAAAAGATTACCATTCTCATTTCTACCACCATTTTAGAACGTGGTGTCACCTTTCCAAAAGTAGATGTTATAGTGGTCCAAGCCAATCATTACCTCTACACATCGTCTAGTCTTGTACAGATTGCTGGTCGTGTAGGTCGAAGTATAGACCGTCCGACAGGCTTGCTCCAATTTTTCCACGAGGGGTCTACTCGTTCCATTGAAAAGGCTATTGCAGAAATCAAACAAATGAACAAGGAGGCAGGCTATGTCTAA
- the rlmD gene encoding 23S rRNA (uracil(1939)-C(5))-methyltransferase RlmD produces the protein MNLQVNQRIPLKIKRMGINGEGIGFYQKTLVFVPGALKGEEIYCQVTSVKRNFVEARLLKINKESKFRVKPSCDIYQACGGCQIMHLRYDKQLDFKQDLLQQALKKFKPAGYEDYLIHPTIGMVQPSHYRAKLQFQTRSFKGQVKAGLYAENSHRLIGITDCYVQDKEPQKVINRIADLLTKHRIPIYNERKEQGIRTVMVRRARQSGQVQVIFVTSCQVNLTKLIEEVTKQFPTIVTVALNWNRQKTSDIYGEKTEILWGKQAIEEAVLDYEFSLSPRAFYQLNPQQTEVLYGEAVKALDITGNEALIDAYCGVGTIGFAFARKVKSVRGMDIIPEAIEDAKANAKRMGLTNTHYEAGKAEEIIPKWYKEGYRADALVVDPPRTGLDEKLLKTILEYKPAKMVYVSCNVSTLARDLVELTKVYKVEYIQSVDMFPHTARTEAVVKLSRK, from the coding sequence ATGAATTTACAAGTAAACCAACGAATTCCCTTGAAAATCAAGCGAATGGGTATCAATGGCGAAGGTATTGGCTTTTATCAAAAAACGCTAGTCTTTGTTCCTGGTGCCCTCAAGGGAGAAGAAATCTATTGTCAAGTAACCTCTGTTAAACGTAATTTTGTGGAAGCAAGGCTACTGAAAATTAACAAGGAATCAAAATTCCGGGTCAAACCAAGCTGTGACATCTATCAAGCCTGTGGTGGTTGCCAAATCATGCACCTCCGTTATGACAAGCAACTGGACTTCAAGCAAGACCTGCTCCAACAAGCCTTGAAGAAATTTAAGCCAGCAGGCTATGAGGATTACCTCATTCACCCAACTATTGGAATGGTTCAGCCAAGTCATTATCGGGCTAAATTACAGTTTCAAACCCGTTCATTCAAGGGTCAAGTCAAGGCTGGGCTCTATGCTGAAAATTCCCATCGCCTGATTGGTATTACAGACTGCTATGTCCAAGACAAGGAACCCCAAAAGGTTATCAATAGGATTGCTGACCTCCTAACTAAGCACCGTATCCCTATTTACAACGAGCGTAAGGAGCAGGGCATTCGTACGGTTATGGTTCGTAGAGCCCGTCAATCTGGTCAGGTTCAGGTTATTTTTGTCACCTCCTGCCAGGTCAATCTGACCAAACTCATTGAAGAAGTAACCAAGCAATTTCCTACCATTGTCACTGTTGCTCTAAACTGGAATAGACAGAAGACCAGTGATATATACGGAGAAAAAACGGAGATTCTCTGGGGCAAACAGGCCATCGAAGAGGCTGTTTTGGACTACGAGTTCTCCCTGTCACCTCGGGCATTTTACCAACTAAATCCCCAACAAACGGAAGTTCTCTATGGTGAGGCTGTCAAAGCTTTGGATATAACAGGTAATGAGGCCCTAATCGACGCCTACTGCGGCGTAGGAACCATTGGCTTTGCCTTTGCCAGAAAGGTCAAGTCTGTTCGGGGGATGGACATCATACCAGAAGCCATCGAGGATGCTAAGGCCAACGCCAAACGGATGGGGCTGACTAACACTCACTATGAAGCGGGGAAGGCAGAAGAGATTATTCCTAAATGGTACAAAGAAGGCTACCGTGCAGATGCCTTAGTGGTCGACCCACCTCGGACTGGCTTAGACGAAAAGCTCCTCAAAACGATTTTGGAATACAAGCCTGCTAAGATGGTCTATGTATCCTGCAACGTTTCAACCCTGGCCAGAGATTTGGTTGAGCTGACTAAAGTCTACAAGGTTGAATACATCCAATCCGTTGATATGTTTCCCCATACCGCACGAACTGAGGCAGTTGTGAAGTTGAGTAGGAAATAG
- a CDS encoding GntR family transcriptional regulator, translating into MSGQFDDKPLYLQLVDELEVAIRERMAPNDKLLSERELTQVHGVSRITVRLALQELEKRGLVYKKHGKGTYVSEILDTAVDLSQAYSFTDQMRKMGKVPRTIILSFRNIQATDFIAQQLQVSCGELVFEIERLRLADEIPMMLERTYVPVSLFPTLTSGRMSEKPLYEIFLEDYGQVVRLAEEEFYASISLDNEAKILGIPSNSPVLHLVRKTYNDKNRLIEYTFSIARADQFRYKIIHQK; encoded by the coding sequence ATGAGTGGTCAATTTGATGACAAACCCCTTTATTTGCAGTTGGTCGATGAACTAGAAGTAGCTATTCGTGAGAGAATGGCGCCAAATGATAAATTGCTTTCAGAGCGGGAATTGACACAGGTACATGGGGTCAGTCGCATTACCGTTCGCCTAGCCTTGCAGGAGTTGGAAAAGCGTGGTTTGGTCTATAAGAAACATGGCAAGGGAACCTATGTTTCAGAAATCTTGGATACTGCTGTAGATTTATCCCAGGCTTATAGCTTCACTGATCAGATGAGAAAAATGGGGAAAGTGCCTCGGACGATTATCTTATCCTTTAGAAATATACAGGCTACCGATTTTATTGCTCAGCAGTTGCAGGTCAGCTGTGGAGAGCTTGTATTTGAAATAGAACGTCTTCGTCTAGCTGATGAGATTCCAATGATGCTGGAGAGGACTTATGTGCCTGTTTCACTTTTTCCTACTTTGACAAGTGGTAGGATGAGCGAAAAACCTTTGTATGAAATTTTTCTGGAAGACTATGGACAGGTTGTTCGTTTGGCAGAAGAAGAATTTTATGCCAGTATTTCTCTAGACAATGAAGCCAAGATATTGGGGATTCCGAGTAATAGTCCAGTTCTTCATCTGGTGAGAAAGACCTATAATGATAAAAATAGGTTGATTGAGTATACATTTAGTATTGCTAGAGCGGATCAGTTTCGATATAAGATTATTCATCAGAAATAG
- a CDS encoding glycoside hydrolase family 35 protein: MNEFTIKDDFYLNGKSFKILSGAIHYFRVHPDDWYHSLFNLKALGFNTVETYVPWNLHEPKKGEFSFEGILDIERFLGIAQELGLYAIVRPSPYICAEWEWGGLPAWLMTEELQVRSSDPVYLKHLDEYYASLLPKLAKLQLSQNGNILMFQVENEYGSYGEEKEYLRAVAELMRKYGLTAPLFTSDGPWRACLRAGSMIADDVLVTGNFGSKAKENFAMMQDFFDEYDKKWPLMCMEFWDGWFNRWGDEVIRRDPDELAQAVMDCIELGSINLYMFHGGTNFGFMNGCSARGQIDLPQVTSYDYDAILDEAGNPTKKFYALQGLMKEKYPELEYSEPLIKEAKAFPSVSLKEKVSLFATLENVSDYSSSFYPKNMEELGQSTGYILYKTRLERDKDEAERLRVIDARDRIQVYADGRLVTTQYQTEIGEDIELEFQSNQVELAVLVENMGRVNYGHKLTAPTQSKGLGRGAIADLHYISNWDMYSLPLDDISGLDFTKEWQEGQPAFYRYQFELEDLADTYLDMTGFGKGVVFVNNVNIGRFWEKGPILYLYIPKGYLKKGVNEIVVFETEGQYREKISFSQEPVYKEV, translated from the coding sequence ATGAATGAATTTACGATAAAAGATGACTTTTATTTAAATGGTAAATCCTTTAAGATATTATCAGGAGCCATTCATTATTTTAGGGTTCATCCTGATGATTGGTACCATTCCTTATTTAACCTTAAAGCTCTAGGTTTTAATACAGTTGAAACCTATGTTCCTTGGAACTTGCATGAACCTAAGAAAGGCGAGTTTTCATTTGAAGGAATACTAGATATCGAGCGATTCTTGGGAATTGCTCAGGAACTAGGGCTTTATGCAATTGTTCGTCCTTCCCCCTATATTTGTGCAGAGTGGGAGTGGGGTGGTTTACCCGCTTGGCTGATGACGGAAGAGCTTCAAGTACGCTCGAGTGATCCTGTATACTTGAAGCACCTAGATGAATATTACGCTTCTCTTCTTCCTAAGTTAGCCAAGCTCCAACTCTCGCAAAATGGCAACATACTAATGTTCCAGGTTGAAAATGAGTATGGTTCCTATGGTGAAGAAAAAGAGTACCTAAGAGCAGTGGCTGAATTGATGCGTAAATATGGCTTGACAGCTCCGCTATTTACATCAGATGGACCATGGAGAGCCTGTCTGAGAGCAGGTAGCATGATTGCGGATGATGTCTTGGTGACAGGGAATTTCGGGTCGAAAGCCAAGGAAAACTTCGCTATGATGCAGGATTTCTTTGACGAGTACGATAAGAAATGGCCGCTCATGTGTATGGAATTCTGGGATGGTTGGTTCAACCGCTGGGGTGATGAAGTCATTCGACGGGATCCAGATGAGCTAGCTCAAGCAGTCATGGATTGTATTGAATTGGGATCGATTAACCTTTATATGTTCCATGGTGGAACCAACTTTGGATTCATGAATGGTTGCTCAGCTAGAGGTCAAATCGATTTGCCACAGGTCACTTCTTATGACTATGATGCAATTCTAGATGAGGCTGGTAATCCTACCAAGAAATTCTATGCCTTGCAAGGCTTGATGAAGGAAAAATATCCTGAACTGGAGTATTCAGAACCACTGATTAAGGAAGCCAAAGCCTTTCCGTCAGTAAGTTTGAAAGAAAAAGTTAGCCTATTTGCGACACTAGAAAATGTAAGCGATTACTCATCTAGCTTCTATCCAAAAAATATGGAAGAGTTGGGTCAATCGACAGGCTATATTCTTTATAAAACACGGCTAGAACGTGATAAGGATGAGGCAGAGCGACTTCGTGTCATTGATGCTCGAGATCGTATTCAGGTCTATGCCGATGGTCGTTTGGTTACAACCCAGTATCAGACAGAAATTGGTGAAGATATTGAATTAGAGTTCCAGTCTAACCAGGTTGAACTAGCAGTATTAGTTGAAAACATGGGACGAGTCAATTACGGTCATAAATTGACTGCACCTACACAATCCAAAGGTTTGGGTCGTGGTGCCATAGCAGATTTGCACTATATCAGTAATTGGGATATGTACTCATTGCCACTGGATGATATTTCTGGACTAGACTTCACGAAAGAGTGGCAGGAGGGGCAACCAGCCTTCTATCGCTACCAGTTTGAACTAGAAGACCTGGCAGACACTTACTTGGACATGACAGGTTTTGGTAAGGGTGTTGTATTTGTTAACAATGTAAATATCGGACGTTTCTGGGAAAAAGGTCCAATCCTCTATCTCTATATTCCAAAAGGATACTTAAAGAAAGGAGTTAATGAAATAGTCGTTTTTGAAACGGAAGGACAATATAGAGAGAAGATTAGTTTTTCACAGGAACCCGTTTATAAAGAGGTGTAG
- a CDS encoding GntR family transcriptional regulator, with amino-acid sequence MKVPKYQLIQNDLRQQIISGKFENGDKFYTESELTKLFNVSSITVIRAVNELVKDGYLIRQQGKGTFVSRSRKGRLVEFSDIEVFPMDKDTVVVLSCEKGNDPEILEKLNLDKNDFYYKIVRVRSTENTPYIFHNSYIPQRYIQNPDAPLEHYQSIYQRFKLDYNIHMSEEPFVETNEIVSPCPKDVSKHLNLKATEPAVLQNKTTTHSASGEIMEYTETYKHWKYYKFEITANHR; translated from the coding sequence ATGAAAGTACCAAAGTATCAACTCATACAAAATGATTTACGCCAACAAATCATTTCTGGAAAATTTGAAAATGGCGATAAATTTTACACAGAATCTGAATTGACAAAACTATTTAACGTTAGCTCTATTACGGTTATCCGTGCTGTAAATGAATTGGTTAAGGATGGCTACCTGATTCGGCAACAGGGCAAAGGAACCTTCGTTTCCCGTTCCCGCAAAGGGCGCTTGGTAGAATTCTCCGATATCGAAGTTTTCCCAATGGATAAGGATACTGTTGTCGTGCTCTCTTGTGAAAAAGGCAATGACCCTGAAATCCTTGAAAAACTCAACTTGGATAAGAATGATTTCTACTATAAGATTGTTCGTGTGCGTTCAACAGAAAATACACCATACATCTTCCACAATTCCTATATCCCTCAACGATATATTCAAAATCCGGATGCTCCACTAGAACATTATCAGTCTATCTACCAACGCTTCAAGTTGGACTACAACATCCATATGTCTGAGGAACCGTTTGTTGAAACCAATGAAATTGTTAGCCCTTGTCCAAAAGACGTTTCAAAACATTTGAATTTAAAAGCAACAGAACCTGCAGTTCTTCAAAATAAAACAACCACTCACAGTGCAAGTGGCGAAATCATGGAATATACTGAAACCTACAAGCACTGGAAATATTACAAATTCGAAATCACAGCTAACCACCGTTAA
- the hpf gene encoding ribosome hibernation-promoting factor, HPF/YfiA family: MIKFSIRGENLEVTDALRTYVEEKVAKIEKYFNENQELNAKVNLKVYRDKRAKVEVTIPVGTVTLRAEDISQEMYGSIDLVVDKIERQIRRNKTKIERKHRQKVATGQVFTDELVEQAEEEVKVVRTKQVDLKPMDMEEAILQLELLGHDFFIYTDANDGTTNVLYKREDGDLGLLEVRQ; encoded by the coding sequence ATGATTAAATTCAGTATTCGTGGAGAAAACCTTGAAGTTACAGATGCACTTCGTACTTATGTAGAAGAGAAAGTAGCAAAGATTGAGAAATACTTCAATGAAAATCAAGAGTTGAATGCTAAGGTCAATCTAAAAGTTTACCGAGATAAGCGTGCTAAAGTTGAAGTGACTATCCCAGTAGGAACTGTCACTCTGCGTGCAGAAGACATTTCACAAGAAATGTACGGCTCTATCGACCTTGTCGTAGATAAGATTGAACGCCAAATTCGTCGCAATAAAACTAAGATTGAAAGAAAACACCGTCAAAAAGTTGCAACAGGTCAAGTCTTTACAGATGAACTTGTAGAGCAAGCGGAAGAAGAAGTAAAAGTTGTTCGCACCAAACAAGTTGACTTGAAGCCCATGGATATGGAAGAAGCTATCCTTCAATTAGAATTGCTAGGACACGACTTCTTCATCTATACTGATGCTAACGACGGTACAACCAACGTCCTTTACAAACGCGAGGACGGAGATTTGGGACTTCTTGAAGTTCGCCAATAA
- a CDS encoding YigZ family protein translates to MKEFKTIKEDGIVEEEIKKSRFICFMKRVTSEEEARDFINKIKKEHYKATHNCSAFVLGENMEIKRSSDDGEPSGTAGVPMLTVLENHQLTNVATVVTRYFGGIKLGAGGLIRAYAGAVASAVKEIGVVEVKEQEGISITMSYAQYQEFANWRAERGLEEFDTQFTTEVSTMIFVDKEHLEKTLASLTEFYHGKVQAEKTDSRIVEVPVH, encoded by the coding sequence ATGAAAGAATTTAAGACGATTAAAGAAGACGGTATTGTTGAAGAAGAAATTAAGAAATCTCGTTTTATCTGTTTTATGAAGCGAGTGACCAGTGAGGAAGAGGCTCGCGACTTTATCAACAAGATCAAAAAAGAACATTACAAGGCCACCCATAACTGCTCTGCCTTTGTCCTTGGAGAAAATATGGAAATCAAGCGGTCCTCAGATGACGGGGAACCGTCTGGTACTGCTGGAGTACCCATGCTAACGGTTTTAGAAAATCACCAACTGACCAATGTCGCAACAGTGGTTACCCGCTATTTTGGTGGTATCAAGTTAGGTGCTGGCGGTCTAATTCGTGCCTACGCTGGTGCTGTTGCTAGTGCTGTCAAGGAAATTGGGGTTGTGGAAGTCAAGGAACAGGAAGGAATTTCCATCACCATGTCCTATGCCCAATACCAAGAATTTGCCAATTGGCGTGCGGAGCGAGGTCTGGAAGAGTTTGATACTCAATTCACGACCGAGGTGTCAACCATGATTTTTGTGGATAAGGAACATTTGGAAAAAACTTTGGCTAGCCTGACGGAGTTTTACCATGGAAAAGTTCAGGCGGAGAAGACTGACAGCCGTATCGTTGAGGTACCTGTCCATTAA